Below is a genomic region from Pedosphaera parvula Ellin514.
ACCATGTTGGAAAAGGATTTTCCCACCTTATTGCCAAACCCGGAGCTTCCGAGATTAAAAATCGACACGGACTTGCAGCTCATTCCCAATAAAAAATGGCCCAAGCTCACCGACCCGACGATCACAACCAATTCCAAAGGGACCGGAAAAGCCATTGTCTTTCGGGACTCATTTTCCGGAAGCTGGATTCCCTTCCTGGGCTATTACTTCAACCAGGTCTTCTACCTATGGGAATACCATTGGGAACCTGCCTTCATCGAACAGGAAAAGCCTGAGGTGGTCATCGATGAGATGCTGGAACGATTTCTTTATAAGGAAAACGCTACGAAGCTGAAAAATCTCGACGCGTTGCAGTAGTCTGCCAGACGGAAGACTTACTCGCCTCCCTGGGAGCGCAATTTTGCCTGGGCGCGTTGTTCCGAAAAGAATTGCTGCAGCAATGAACGGCATTCCTGCTCCCTAACACCATGGGTGATTTCGGCCCGATGATTGAGCGTGGGAAATTGTAACAAATTCATCGCACCACCCGCGCCGCCTCCCTTGGGATCGCTCAGGCCAAAGACCACCCGCGACAGCCGGACATGCACAATGGCCCCGGCGCACATGGGGCACGGTTCCTTGGTCACGTACAAGGTGCACTCATTCAACCGCCAATCGCCCACGGCGGCTTCGGCCTGGGTTATGGCCAGCATTTCGGCATGGGCAGTGGCATCTTTCAGGGTTTCAACCTGGTTGAAGGCCCGGGCAATGATTCTGCCCTCCCGCACGATCACCGCGCCGATGGGAACTTCTTCCCGATCATAGGCTTTCACCGCCTGACGCAGGGCTTCGCCCATGAAATAATTGTCGCTTTGCAGGTCAATGATCGGTTCTTCGGCCATAATAAATTGTGCGGTGAGGGTCAGGATTTGGAAGCGGGAATGGATTCTTCAATGGTCCAGTGGTTGCGCCCTTCGTCGTGACAATGACAATAAGCGGCGAAGAATCCACCACGGTGCCGCCAAAATAACGGCCAGATTTGTTCCACATCCGTTCCCGGCATTTTCAGGGAGGACAAGGCCTCACGTGGGAAAAACTGAAACGCACCTTCGCGGTGTGGTGGCGGCAAGGTCTTCAGCCTGGGTTTTACTTCGAACAGGAACATCAGCCAATGACTTTGCCCCAGGTATCCGTGTTCGGCAATGATCCCGGTCAAATGGA
It encodes:
- the tadA gene encoding tRNA adenosine(34) deaminase TadA, which gives rise to MAEEPIIDLQSDNYFMGEALRQAVKAYDREEVPIGAVIVREGRIIARAFNQVETLKDATAHAEMLAITQAEAAVGDWRLNECTLYVTKEPCPMCAGAIVHVRLSRVVFGLSDPKGGGAGGAMNLLQFPTLNHRAEITHGVREQECRSLLQQFFSEQRAQAKLRSQGGE
- a CDS encoding NUDIX hydrolase, with the protein product MALPYKIATLLYCFNERDEVLLLERAQEPNLGLWSPCGGKLHTEIGESPYACGCREAFEEIGLELKPTDLHLTGIIAEHGYLGQSHWLMFLFEVKPRLKTLPPPHREGAFQFFPREALSSLKMPGTDVEQIWPLFWRHRGGFFAAYCHCHDEGRNHWTIEESIPASKS